The sequence CTCGCCCGGGTAGCCGCGCCAGGTCACCCAGCCTGCGTCGCTTCCCGAGCCGGAAGCGCCAAGGGTGAGCGATGCGCTGAGCTCGTAGTCGCCGCCGCGAACCCAGACCACCACGCCGCCATCGATCGCGCCGCCGTCGACGACGGCCTGCACGGCGGCCTCGGCGCGCGCAAGGGTCTGGAACGGATCCGCGAGCGTGCCCGTGCCGGTGTCGTGGCCGTTGGGGCTGACCGCGATTTCGACGGCGTAGCTCTCGCACGAACACGCGCCCCAGCTCGTGCCGTCGGGCAAGCAGCGCAGCGTTCCCGTTCCGGCGGAGCACGTGCACGGAAGCGTCGCGTCGGGTGTGCACGGGCCGGCGGGACCGGCGTCCATTGCGCCTGCGTCGAAGCCTGCGTCGACGTTTCCTGCGTCCGTGGGTCCGGCGTCTGTGCCCTGCCCTGCGTCGGAAGGACCCGCGTCCACCGAGCCCGCGTCGCCAGGACCTGCGTCGACAGAACCCGCGTCACCCGGGCCGGCGTCGACGTTGCCGCCATCTGCTGGCTGCTGCCCCGCGTCCTGGGAGCCTCCGTCCGGCGGAATGACGGTCGCGGACGTGCAACCCGCAAGCAGCACCGCCGCCCAAAGTACGACCGCAGCCCGTGCGTGCATGGTGCCCTCGCGCAACCCCGAGCACACCACGCTATCCGATTGCTCAGTCCGCGTAGCGTCGCTTCATCAGCGACAAGATCGCGTCGCGCGCGCAGTGCTCGCAGTACTTGTAGCGAGTGGTCATCGTCTTCAGCATGGTTTCGATCTGCGCGAGCTCCTTGGGGAGCAGCGACCTCGCCTCGTCGTTCAGGTAGCGGTAGTAGTTGTCGCGCACGCGCCGAATCACCTTTTTGCGCTCGCCGAAGTAGTGGTCGCGCAGCCGCCGGAAGAGATCCGGGAAGATCTTCTCGTACTGCATGCTCGGATCATCCGGGTGCTCGAGCTTGTGCGCGCCAATGCTGGCGATCAGCGAGCGCCGGAAGTCGCCGCGGTCGTCGCCCTCGGGCATCACGATGGACTCCATCTCCACCATGATGTTCTCGTCGGGCTTCTCGTACGCGCCGGTGATCTTGTTGCGCATCTTCTCGCCCTTCACGAAGGCCGAGACGAACTGCACGTAGCGCTCGAAGAGCTCGCGGTACTGCTGCTCGCTCACCAGGCCCATCGACTCGCGGACCTCCTCGTCCACGGCCTCGAGGAACTCGGCCTCCGCCACGCGCACGAACTCCTCGTGGTCGTGGTAGCCGTCGACGACCTCCTGCTGCAGGAACTCGTAGACGCTCTTGTCCTTCACCAAATGGTCGAGCTCTTCGAGCACGGCCTGCGCGGTGAGGCAGCGGTGGTTCTCGAGCTGCGCGGCGTTGAGCAGCACTGTCTTGATCTCGCGCGCGCTCGCGCCGAGCCGGCCCTCGTAGTTCGGGTAGCTGTCGCTCTCGCGCGCGATCTGCGGCAGCGCCTTCTTCAGCTCCTTGGCGTGCGTGAGCCCCAGGCGATCCGGCGCAGAGCCCGAGTCATAGAGGCGCAGCTTCTCGAGCGGAGCGAGGTCGTCGATGATCTCGCGCAGCTCGCCTTTGTAACGATCCGGTATCGGCTTCTTGAGCCGCGTGAGGACCGCCCAGAGCGCGGCCACCTCCGTCGCGTGCGGCGCCACGTGCTTGCCCACCGACGTGCTCGTCACGCGCTCCGCGTAGATCTCGTCCTCCACGCTCGAGCGGCGCAGGTACGGCACGCGCACCAGCTCGATGCGCCCCTTGAACGAGGGGAAGTCCGGTATCTCCTTGAACGCCGAGAGGTGCTTCTCGTTGCTCGACGCCAGCAGCACCTCATCGAGCTGCAAGAGGAAGTAGTCCATCGGCACCTGCGAGGTCTCGATGGTGCCGAGCAGGTACTTGAAGGCCTCGAGCGGACGCTTGAGCAAGTCCGAGTAGTCGATGATGCCGCGGTTCGCCGACACCAGCGGTCCGTGCGGCTCGAAGATGACCATGTTCTGCAAGGCCGCCGGCAAGTTCGCGACGGACTTGTCCGCCGTGAGTTGGTGCATCGACGCATCCACGCTCATCTGCGGCTCCACCGTCACCGCTGCCTGCTGGTAGCGCTTGGAGACGTAGAACCGCTCGATCTGCACGTGCCGCATCACCTGCTGAAAGTCGCCGCCGTAGCTCTGCAACAGGCCCGAGTAGATCTGCCGGCACTTATGGCAGAGCTCGCCGTCGAGCACGTAGTCGCTGAGCACGAAGTCCACGTTCTGCGGGCTCTGCTCGCTGTTCTTCGCCTCGCAGGTGCGCTCCAGCAGCTTCTTCCGCTCACCGCGCGGGATCAGGAAGAGCGGGTGGTCCTTCATCTCGCAGACGATGCGCGCGTCGATGGCGTCGCCTTCGAGGTGCGCGAAGGTGCTCACGTCGCTGCTGCCCTCGCCGCCCTTGCCGCCAAACCCAATGCTCCCCTTCACGAGCTTGCTCGAGGGGAACACCCAGTTCACGCGGTACAGCGCGCCCTGCGGCTCGCGCGAGTACTGCTCCATCGCGCGCATCACGGCGCCGATGAGGCTGCTCTTGGCCGAGCCGTTGGGCCCGTGCAGCAGGATGAGCTTGTTGATGCGCCCCGCGCGCACGAAGCTGCCGATGATCCGGTAGATCGCGTTCTGCACTTCCTCGTGGCCAGCGACGCGGCCCTCGCGCGCGTCGGCGCCGACGAGATCGAAGAGCTTGAAGCGCCGCACCGGGCCGATGGGCGTCTCGCGCTGCTCCGAGCCGAAGAAGTCGAAGACGTCCTTCACGTACTGCGCGGCGTTGCGCGCCTGGAGGCGGGGCGCCTTGAGGAACACGTCCTCCATGTACTCCTCGAACGAGAGGATCATCCGGTTCTGCACGAACGCGGACTTCACCTCGTCGCCGACGCTCTTCAGATAGCTGCGCGCTTGCATGCACTCTCCCGCGCGGGTCACGCGCACCTCGAAGTGTGACACCTCGAATCCAGGCGTGACAACGGACCGGCTCGCCAGGGCTCGGTTGCACCGCTGGCAGAGGTTTCCACGAGCAGTTTTCCAGAGGCGGAATCCAGAGCTGGACATGCTAGAAATCTCGGTCCCGCGGGTGGCCAGGAGCCCGGGGGCAAAGGGACGCGCCATGTCCAACCGGCTTTTTGCGTGCTGCGCCATCCTCGGGGCGCTGGCGATCACGGGCTGCTTCAAGAGCCCCGGCGGCCCGGCCCAGACGCCGCCCAAGAACTGCACGGCCAACACGGACTGCACGGCTGGCAATCGCTGCGTGAGCGGCGCCTGCCAGCCTGGCTGCCGCGGAGACACCGACTGCCCCAACAATGGCCGCTGCAACGCGGATGGCACTTGTGGCACGCGCCCGGCGTGCTCGGTGGACACGGACTGCCCCGCGGCGTTCGTCTGCCAGGGCGGCACCTGCGCCTGCACCACCGACTACGCCTGCTGGACCGAGCTCGACGGCGGCCTGCCCGACACGAGCCTCATCTGCGTCACGGGCAAGTGCCAGAGCTCCTCGAACTGCACCAGCAACGCGGACTGCACCGACGGCCGCTACTGCGGCCCGGCGAGCGTGTGCACGGCGCCTTGCCTGCAGGACTCGGACTGCGGCGGCACCAGCCAGCTCGGCGGCGCCCTCACCTGCCACGACGGCCAGTGCACCTCGCCCTGCATCGCGGACTCGGTCCCGAACGGCGGCGCGGGTGGCTGCCGCGACGGCCAGATCTGCACCAACGGCCTCTGCGTGCCCGAGCAGTGCGCCACCTTCGCCGACTGCGGCGACCCGACGCTCTACTGCACCAGCGCCACGCACGGTCACTGCGCAGCGGTCCAGATCTGCGACCCGACGATTCCGGACGCGTGCGGCCCGGTGTCCGAGTGCACCACCTACACCGCGGACACCTGCCCGCCGGGCTTCAATTGTAACCAACCGGTTTGCATCGCCGAGACGGCCTGCCTCACCGACGCCCAGTGCAACCAGGACCAGATCTGCGAGTTCGGCGGCTGCCGGACGGCGCCCGCGTGCAACGTGTCCAGCGACTGCCCGGGCAACGACGACTGCATCGGCGGCCACTGCGTGCAGCACGTCTGCCGGGGACCCGGCGACTGCGCGGGCGGCCAGATCTGCTCCGGCGGCATCTGCCAGGCCCCGAACGACGGCGGCGACGTGGACCACGTGCGGCTGCTGACGCCAATTCCGACTCTGGAAGTGGGCCAGACCGAGCAGCTCGCGGCGGTGGCGCTGACGGCCTCCGGCATCGCGCGCTCGGTCGACCACTTCGAATGGAGCACCTCGCCCGATGGCGGCGCCGCGACCGTGGACGCGAACGGCTTGCTGACGGCCGTCGCGCCCGGAACCGCGACGCTCACCGTGGGCTTCACCAAACCCAACGGCACCCAGGCCACGCCGGACACGGCCACGTTCAACGTCATCGCTGCTGCCACGGGCGGACGCGTGCTCGTGGTCGACAGCATCACCGGCGCGCCCATCTCGGGTGCGAACGTGCGGCTCTGCCAGGGCTACGACGGCGGCAGCTGCGTCGCCGCGACCGACCTCACGACCGACGCCAGTGGCACCGCGAACTTCACCGCGCCCACGAGCGCCTACGACCTCTCCGCCGCCGATCCGACGCTCGACTCGAGTGGCCGACCCGTCCACGACATCGTGCACCTGCTGGGGATCACGACCACCGACGTACTCATCCCGTTGCCGGTGAACGCTGCCGGCGAGGCCGCGGGGTTCACGGGCAGCATCGACTTCAGCCAGGTGCAAACGACGGGCGGCGTGAGGGTCGGTCTCGCGGGCTCGTCGATACCGGACCTGGCCTCGTTCGACCTCACAGACATCGTCGGCCAGCAGCCCTGGACCGCGAAGGCGACCGTGGACACGGGCACCATCGGTGGCATCGGCGGCATTGGCGGCATCCAGCTGCCTGGCCTCGATGGCGGAACGATCAGCGTGCCCATGACCGGCGCAACCGTGGCCGATGTCGATCAGCTCGGCGGCCTGCCTGTCAGCGTGCGCATCAAGGACACCGTCTACGCGCTCGGAACGCCCGGTCTGCGCGCGGGCTGGGCCTTCGCCGGCCGCGTGGACGCGCAGCTCTTCTTCGGCTCGTACAGCTCGTCGATCCAGACCGGCGCGCTCGGCGGCGTGCTGCCCTTCTTCGGCGCCTTCAACCACGGCCTGCGCGCGGCCATCGACGAGAGCTCGCTGCCCCTGGTGCTCGACCGCGAGGACCTCGATGGCAACGGCGTCTGCGAGGACACCAGCATCTGTGGAAACGGCGGCCAGCGCCTGCCCGACTACGCCCACTTCCCCAGCCGGCTCTTCGCGCCCGCGCAGCCGCAGAGCCTCCGCGTGGACGTGCTCACGCCCTCGGGCCCGAGCGGCACCGGCCAGATCATCCTCCTCGCCGGCGCGCAGGTGCCCGGCGCCGGTCTCCTGCCGCTCGGGTTGACGTCGGCCACGCCCGGCGCGGGCCAGGCGGACACCGTCGTTCGACTGGCGCCGCTCTACGGCGGCTTCGAGGCCTCGGGCTACGCGCTGCTGGCGATGGCCACCCCGGGCGGGAACGGCACGGGCGTGGGCAGCAACGACGGCGGGGTCACCGTGACCCAGGCCGCGGGCGTCTCGGTGGCCCTCGCCCGCGACGGCACCTTGCCCCAGCAGGTCGACTTGAGCGCCGCCATGATGCCGTTCTTCGCCAACCCCCACTACGACCCGGCTGGTCGGAATTTCACGCCCGGCGATGGCTGGTCGACCCTCGCCCCGGCCGCGCAGCTGCTACGCTTGGCCGTGGTGGGGACCCAGCAACGCGCCTTCGTCTATGCGTCGCCGCAGGCCATCCTTGGCGGCTTTCAGGTTCCGCTCGCGCCAGGCAGCCCGGCGAGCGACCCCGCGCTCGACCCCTCGTCGCAGGCCACCGTGGCCGCCCTCCAGCTCCCCCCCGGCGACGACCTGGACGGCCTCGCCTCCCTCAGCGGCGATACCTTGCTCGACCTTTCTCGTCTGACTCAGGGCTTCTCTCGCGCTCCGGCGCAGTAACGGTACAATGCGCCGCACACGGGGATCTGCATCATGACCAAGGCACCCATCATCGGCATCGACCTGGGCACGACGAACTCGTGCGCCGCCGTCGTCGAAGAGAACGGAAACGTGAAGCTCATCCCCTACAAGGGCGGTGACTTCACCATCCCCTCCATCTTCGCCATCGACGACAAGGGCAATGAGCTCATTGGCCACGAGGCCAAGCGCCAGTGGCAGCTCAACCCCAAGAACACCGTCTACGCGTCGAAGCGGCTCATCGGCCGCAACTTCAAGAGCGACATCGTGGAGACCATGGAGCAAGTGGTCGCCTACGGCATGCGCGAGGGCGACAAGAGCGACGTCGTCATCGATGTGGGCAAGAAAACGTTCCACATGTCGGACATCGCCGCGCGCATCCTCGACAAGATCCGCAAGGTCGCGAGCGACTACTTGAAGGTCGAGGTGAAGCGCGCGGTGGTCACCGTGCCCGCCTACTTCACCGACCGCCAGCGCCAGGCCGTCAAAGACGCCGGCAAGCTCATCGACCTCGAGGTGGTGCGCATCATCAACGAGCCCACCGCCGCGAGCTTGGCCTACGGCGTGGGCAAGCAGCTCAACGAGAAGACCATCATCTACGATCTCGGCGGCGGCACGTTCGACGTGTCGGTCATCGAGATTCGCGATCGCGTCTTCGAGGTGAAGTCCACCGGCGGCGACATCTTCCTCGGTGGCATCGACTTCGACAACGCGATGATCCACTACGTGCTCGAAGACTTTCAGAAGAAGCACGGCGTCGATCTCTCGGGCGATCCCGTCGCCATGCAGCGCATCAAGGACCTGGCCGAGCGCGTGAAGATTGACCTCTCCGCGCGCGCCGAGGCGCCCTTCAACATCCCCTTCGTCACCATGACGCCGCAGGGCATGCCGCTGAACATCGAGATGGTGTTCACGCGCAAGAAGCTCGAGGAGCTCACCGAGAAGCTGGTGGCCAAGACCCTGGAGATCGTGGCCAAGGTGCTCGTCGACTCCGGCCTGCAGATGAAGGACATCGACCAGGTGATGCTCGTGGGCGGCCAGACGCGCATGCCCATCGTCCAGGAGCGCCTCACCAAGTTCTTCGGCAAGGCGCCCAGCAAGGGCGTGCACCCCGACG is a genomic window of Deltaproteobacteria bacterium containing:
- a CDS encoding serine protein kinase PrkA encodes the protein MQARSYLKSVGDEVKSAFVQNRMILSFEEYMEDVFLKAPRLQARNAAQYVKDVFDFFGSEQRETPIGPVRRFKLFDLVGADAREGRVAGHEEVQNAIYRIIGSFVRAGRINKLILLHGPNGSAKSSLIGAVMRAMEQYSREPQGALYRVNWVFPSSKLVKGSIGFGGKGGEGSSDVSTFAHLEGDAIDARIVCEMKDHPLFLIPRGERKKLLERTCEAKNSEQSPQNVDFVLSDYVLDGELCHKCRQIYSGLLQSYGGDFQQVMRHVQIERFYVSKRYQQAAVTVEPQMSVDASMHQLTADKSVANLPAALQNMVIFEPHGPLVSANRGIIDYSDLLKRPLEAFKYLLGTIETSQVPMDYFLLQLDEVLLASSNEKHLSAFKEIPDFPSFKGRIELVRVPYLRRSSVEDEIYAERVTSTSVGKHVAPHATEVAALWAVLTRLKKPIPDRYKGELREIIDDLAPLEKLRLYDSGSAPDRLGLTHAKELKKALPQIARESDSYPNYEGRLGASAREIKTVLLNAAQLENHRCLTAQAVLEELDHLVKDKSVYEFLQQEVVDGYHDHEEFVRVAEAEFLEAVDEEVRESMGLVSEQQYRELFERYVQFVSAFVKGEKMRNKITGAYEKPDENIMVEMESIVMPEGDDRGDFRRSLIASIGAHKLEHPDDPSMQYEKIFPDLFRRLRDHYFGERKKVIRRVRDNYYRYLNDEARSLLPKELAQIETMLKTMTTRYKYCEHCARDAILSLMKRRYAD
- a CDS encoding Ig-like domain-containing protein, with the protein product MSNRLFACCAILGALAITGCFKSPGGPAQTPPKNCTANTDCTAGNRCVSGACQPGCRGDTDCPNNGRCNADGTCGTRPACSVDTDCPAAFVCQGGTCACTTDYACWTELDGGLPDTSLICVTGKCQSSSNCTSNADCTDGRYCGPASVCTAPCLQDSDCGGTSQLGGALTCHDGQCTSPCIADSVPNGGAGGCRDGQICTNGLCVPEQCATFADCGDPTLYCTSATHGHCAAVQICDPTIPDACGPVSECTTYTADTCPPGFNCNQPVCIAETACLTDAQCNQDQICEFGGCRTAPACNVSSDCPGNDDCIGGHCVQHVCRGPGDCAGGQICSGGICQAPNDGGDVDHVRLLTPIPTLEVGQTEQLAAVALTASGIARSVDHFEWSTSPDGGAATVDANGLLTAVAPGTATLTVGFTKPNGTQATPDTATFNVIAAATGGRVLVVDSITGAPISGANVRLCQGYDGGSCVAATDLTTDASGTANFTAPTSAYDLSAADPTLDSSGRPVHDIVHLLGITTTDVLIPLPVNAAGEAAGFTGSIDFSQVQTTGGVRVGLAGSSIPDLASFDLTDIVGQQPWTAKATVDTGTIGGIGGIGGIQLPGLDGGTISVPMTGATVADVDQLGGLPVSVRIKDTVYALGTPGLRAGWAFAGRVDAQLFFGSYSSSIQTGALGGVLPFFGAFNHGLRAAIDESSLPLVLDREDLDGNGVCEDTSICGNGGQRLPDYAHFPSRLFAPAQPQSLRVDVLTPSGPSGTGQIILLAGAQVPGAGLLPLGLTSATPGAGQADTVVRLAPLYGGFEASGYALLAMATPGGNGTGVGSNDGGVTVTQAAGVSVALARDGTLPQQVDLSAAMMPFFANPHYDPAGRNFTPGDGWSTLAPAAQLLRLAVVGTQQRAFVYASPQAILGGFQVPLAPGSPASDPALDPSSQATVAALQLPPGDDLDGLASLSGDTLLDLSRLTQGFSRAPAQ
- a CDS encoding Hsp70 family protein — translated: MTKAPIIGIDLGTTNSCAAVVEENGNVKLIPYKGGDFTIPSIFAIDDKGNELIGHEAKRQWQLNPKNTVYASKRLIGRNFKSDIVETMEQVVAYGMREGDKSDVVIDVGKKTFHMSDIAARILDKIRKVASDYLKVEVKRAVVTVPAYFTDRQRQAVKDAGKLIDLEVVRIINEPTAASLAYGVGKQLNEKTIIYDLGGGTFDVSVIEIRDRVFEVKSTGGDIFLGGIDFDNAMIHYVLEDFQKKHGVDLSGDPVAMQRIKDLAERVKIDLSARAEAPFNIPFVTMTPQGMPLNIEMVFTRKKLEELTEKLVAKTLEIVAKVLVDSGLQMKDIDQVMLVGGQTRMPIVQERLTKFFGKAPSKGVHPDEAVAIGAALYAHSLEDNSSTKIQLLDVIPMAIGLEKAGGDFHVVFPRNAPIPNAKQIVATTSIDDQADLAMRIFQGDNNKVVRNEMLGEFNFGGIRPAKAGQVKVEITFDVNVEGILTMSARDPDTGKVMKTTVRVTQN